The DNA region GGCCAGGCGGCTGGGCACATTGAGCGGTGCTTCGATGAGCACGCCGTGCACATCCACGGTTTCGCCAGGCTTGGACAGGGGCGTGTTGCCACCGCCATCGCCAGCAAGGTCGATGATGACGGCGCCCGGCTTCATACCTTGAATTTGCTCTTCGCTCACGATCTTCGGCGAAGGACGGCCGGGAATAGCCGCGGTGGTGATGACGATATCGGCGGATTGGATGTGCTTGGTCAGCACTTCCTGCGCCTGGGCCTTCTCTTCGTCGGTGAGCTCACGGGCGTAGCCACCTTCACCTTCGGCCTTCACGCCAGTGTCAACGAACTTGGCTCCGAGCGACTCGACCTGCTCTTTCACGGCTGAGCGTACGTCGTAGCCTTCGACAATCGCGCCTAGGCGACGGGCGGTAGCGATAGCTTGTAGCCCTGCAACCCCAGCCCCCATCACCAGGACCTTAGCCGGGCGGATGGAGCCTACAGCGAAGGTGGTCATCGGCAGCAGTCGTGATAATTTTGTAGCGCCGAGTAGAGCGCCGTAGTAACCGGCAAGCGCGGCCTGGCTAGACAGTGCATCCATGGCCTGGGCCCGAGTCGTGCGCGGCACCAACTCCATGGCAAAGCAGGTGATCTTTCGTTCCACCAGCGCCTTGACGATCTCAGGGTTGCGGTTGGCATAAATAAACGAAAACAGCACGCTGCCCTCGGGCAGGGCCTGGACCTCTTCAGGACTGGAAATCGCAACTCGCAGAATGATTTGCGCCCCATCAAAGGTGGCGGCTGCATCCTTAGCGAACTCCACGTCCTTGTAGAGATCATCGGCAATACGGCTGGCTTGGCCTGCGCCCTCTTGGACTGTCAGGCTGGTTCCTAACTTGCCCAGCTTGGGCAAAACGGCCGGTACCATGGCCACACGCTTCTCGTGCGCGCCAGTTTCGGCGGGCACTGCAATTTTCACAGTCATGGATTACTCCCCTTATCAGGTCTGCTAACAGCCGTGCTAGGCTGCGCTTTTACCTGCGTGACTATCTCAATTCATGAGTTCGGCATTGCCCGAGGCCACACCGGAACGGAGTCGAGTCTACCTGATCGACGCTTCTGTCTACGTGTTCCGTGCCTATTTTTCATTGCCACAGACTATGGTTAACGCAGCAGAGCAGCCGATTAATGCGGTTTATGGCTTCGCTGGCTTCCTTGCGGACCTCAGGCGGCAGCTGGGTCCCGATGCTCCGATAGCGGTTGCTTTTGATGAAAGTCTCAGCACCAGCTTTCGTAATCAGATATATCCAGAATACAAAGCGAATCGGCCTCCTGCCCCAGAAGACCTCCAACGGCAGTTCGCTTGGTGTCAGGAGCTCTGCGAGGTTTTGCGGCTGCCTTGGGCGGCGCATAGCGAGTTCGAGGCGGACGATATCATCGGGAGTTGGGCGACCCATGCACGGGCGGCCGGGCACCCGGTGGCGGTGATCAGTCGCGACAAGGATCTTACCCAGCTGGTGCAAAGTGACGACTTATGGTGGGATTTTGCGAGTCAGCTGCAGCTGGATCCGGCCGGAGTCGAGGCCAAGATGGGTGTGCGACCCGATCAGGTGGCCGATTTGCTGGCTTTGACGGGAGACTCTGTCGATAACATCCCGGGGGTTAAGGGCGTCGGGCCAAAAGCCGCCGTTGCGCTATTGCAGCATTTCGGAAGCCTGGAATCGGTTTATGCCAACTTGGCAGAGGTGTCGTCTCTGCCGCTTCGCGGTGCCAAGAGCTTGCAGCGTAAGTTAGATGAGGGGCGCGACATGGCTGACATGTCGCGACGGCTCACAGTCATTCCTGACCGTTGCCCTGGCGTGCCCGACCCCGATTGGCAGGCGCGCTTCACGGTGCCAATGGATGAGGTGCACAGCGTTTGCGAACAATTGGGCTTGGGGCTACGCGCGCGTGAGCGGCTAGGGGCCTTTGCCGAACTGCTGCTGTGATTGGCGCGCCGCCCACCCGAGGCGGCGCTACCGCGGAGATGTTCAGCGCTGTTTAGAAAGTGCAGGCGTTTTCAAATTCTGCTCTTGAGAAGGGAACCGTAGCGCCGTTCAGGGTGACGCTCACGCCGCCGTCACTCGCAAACTCCAGTGTGGCTTCCGCGCCTTCCGCATTACGAACCAGCAGCTCGCCGCCGACCAGCCCGGCTTGGCTGTCTCGGGTAAGTGCATTGATGGTTCGCAGCTCGACCAAGCCTCGGTTGCAGACAATATTGTCGCCAGAGTAGTCAGCGCCGGCCTCGCCATTGACCGTAATCTCGTCAATGCTTGCCGATTGCGGCGCTCGGCGCTGCTCCAGCTCACGCGTCACTAAAAGGCCCTCTTCACTGCCATCCGCACTGGTCACCCGAGCTTCCAGGCTTTGTTCTAGCGTCACGGCACTGCTACCGAATCGAATCGTGAAGCGTCCGCTGATCCGAACTTGCTCTTGGTTGAGCTCACGCACTTCGATGGGGCGACCGCCCTGGCCAAAGTTAATGACGGTGTTGCGGCAGCTGGCCTGATCATCGCTGCGAAACTCACCTTCGCTACAGATCAGCTCTAAGCGGCCATCGAAGAAGGTGCCCTCTTCGTCCACACAGCGCTCAAAGTTGAAGCGCAGGTAATCCGTTGATCCGGCAGGCCCGCCAGAGTCACTAAAGTCGAAGCTGCCACCACCATCGCATGGCGCATCTTCAATGCTGAGCTTTGTTGAGCCGCTCAGTTGTTTGCGAACCTGTGGTGATTCAATGGTCGTGAATGCCAATGCCGCTGCATCAAAATCGCTAGCGGCATTCAGAAAGGCAGCGGCCTGCAGGGCTTGCTCGGCGCTGTCCAATTTGGCGCTGGCTGTGGCGTTACCAGCTGATGTGGCTTGATCGGATGTTGATCCGCAGCCGGGCAGTGCAGCTGCCACGCTGAGTAGGGTCAGAACCGAGGAGATGAGGCGCATATTTGCTCCTTATATATGTGAAGCCGTGGTGCATACTGCCAGCGGGAGCATGGCGACAAAATGACAATGCCATATCTACGCAAATTCAGCGTTTTTGAAGAACCTGGCAAGGTGTTTGCTAGTGCGCATATGCAATCGGCGTTTTTCTCGACGACGAGCTTGGCATCACATCTGTGGTGCACCGTGTTTGGGCGCGAGAAAGGTGCATAGGTCCGCATTTGCGGGAACAAACAAAGGGCTGGAGAACGCCCGAGCGAGGGCCTTTTTTGCCGCGCTGCACATGGACAACCCATGGTAAGCGTGGTAGAAATCCGCGCCTTGCTTTACAACGGGGGCCCGCATGTCATCCGAGATGCGGGTCTTTTTATTCAATGAACCTCACGACGAAACGAGCCATCATGCCTAGAGAGCTGATCGCTGGCGTTGTTCTAGCAGTAGGTGGAGCCATTGCTCTGCCAGCCGCTGCGGATACGCTGGACTCCACGATTTCCGTACAAAAACGCATTGACGCCGACGCCCGGCGCTCGCAAGTGGCTATCAACCAGTTGGACGATGAAACCGATCGTTTGCTGACCGAATACCGCGTAGCCACCCGCGAAGCTGAAAGTCTGCGTCGATATAACCGCCAACTGGAGAAGCAGATCAACTCCCAGCTGAAGGAGATGGCCTCCATCGAAAATCAGCTGGCGCAGATCAATGATGTCTCCCGGGAAGTGGTCCCGATGATGTTGCGCATGATTGACACGCTAGAGTCCTTCGTGGAGCTGGATCTGCCCTTCCTGCAAGAAGAGCGCAGCACCCGCGTCGAGGCTCTGCACGAGATCATGGATCGTGCCGATGTCTCTACCTCCGAGAAGTACCGCCGCATCATTGAGGCCTACCAGGTTGAGATGGAATACGGCCGGACGATCGAGGCGTACCAGGCAGAGCTCACCATTGATGGTGCCAAGCGCTCGATGGACTTTCTCCGCGTTGGCCGCGTGGCTTTGATGTTCCAGTCCTTGGACGCAGGTCTGACCGGGTATTACGACCCGGCTAGCAAGGACTTCGTAATTGATAATGATTACAAGACTGCTGTACGCGATGGTCTGCGGATTGCCCGCAAGCAAACCGCGCCCGACTTGTTGCTGGTGCCAGCTGCTGCACCGGCCGACCTCTAAGCCAAGACTGGAGAACACAATGTTGAAACAGATTGTTTTGGCTGCGGCCCTGGTCTTTCCGGTTGCTGCCATTGCTCAAACCTCTCAGCCCGACCCGCTGCTACAGCTGCTCGAGCAAACCAAGAACGCGCGTGCGGCAGAGAAAGCTGAGAATGCTCAGCGCGAGCGTCGCTTCCGTGAGCGTCGTGATCAGCAAGCCGCCATGCTCAAAGAAGCCAAGGCTGAGCTGGCCACCCAGGAGCGCCGCTCCGAAGAGTTGCTGGATGAATTCGAGGCTAACGACAAAAAGCTGGCTGAGCTCGAAGCCTCACTGACGCTGGCCGTGGGTCAGCTGGGCGAAATGTTTGGTGTGGTTCGCCAGGTTGCTGGTGACATGCGCGGGATCGCCCAGGGCTCCTACGTGTCGTCCC from Oceanococcus sp. HetDA_MAG_MS8 includes:
- a CDS encoding NAD(P) transhydrogenase subunit alpha; its protein translation is MTVKIAVPAETGAHEKRVAMVPAVLPKLGKLGTSLTVQEGAGQASRIADDLYKDVEFAKDAAATFDGAQIILRVAISSPEEVQALPEGSVLFSFIYANRNPEIVKALVERKITCFAMELVPRTTRAQAMDALSSQAALAGYYGALLGATKLSRLLPMTTFAVGSIRPAKVLVMGAGVAGLQAIATARRLGAIVEGYDVRSAVKEQVESLGAKFVDTGVKAEGEGGYARELTDEEKAQAQEVLTKHIQSADIVITTAAIPGRPSPKIVSEEQIQGMKPGAVIIDLAGDGGGNTPLSKPGETVDVHGVLIEAPLNVPSRLAEHASELYAKNLLNFLELIVKEGELTLDFDDDIVAGACMTHAGEIRHEPTKQALSQ
- a CDS encoding DUF3450 domain-containing protein; protein product: MPRELIAGVVLAVGGAIALPAAADTLDSTISVQKRIDADARRSQVAINQLDDETDRLLTEYRVATREAESLRRYNRQLEKQINSQLKEMASIENQLAQINDVSREVVPMMLRMIDTLESFVELDLPFLQEERSTRVEALHEIMDRADVSTSEKYRRIIEAYQVEMEYGRTIEAYQAELTIDGAKRSMDFLRVGRVALMFQSLDAGLTGYYDPASKDFVIDNDYKTAVRDGLRIARKQTAPDLLLVPAAAPADL
- a CDS encoding flap endonuclease; translation: MSSALPEATPERSRVYLIDASVYVFRAYFSLPQTMVNAAEQPINAVYGFAGFLADLRRQLGPDAPIAVAFDESLSTSFRNQIYPEYKANRPPAPEDLQRQFAWCQELCEVLRLPWAAHSEFEADDIIGSWATHARAAGHPVAVISRDKDLTQLVQSDDLWWDFASQLQLDPAGVEAKMGVRPDQVADLLALTGDSVDNIPGVKGVGPKAAVALLQHFGSLESVYANLAEVSSLPLRGAKSLQRKLDEGRDMADMSRRLTVIPDRCPGVPDPDWQARFTVPMDEVHSVCEQLGLGLRARERLGAFAELLL